The Xiphophorus couchianus chromosome 14, X_couchianus-1.0, whole genome shotgun sequence genome includes a region encoding these proteins:
- the LOC114157219 gene encoding histone H2B 1/2-like, whose protein sequence is MPEPAKSAPKKGSKKAVTKTAGKGGKKKRRTRKESYAIYVYKVLKQVHPDTGISSKAMSIMNSFVNDIFERIASEASRLAHYNKRSTITSREIQTAVRLLLPGELAKHAVSEGTKAVTKYTSSK, encoded by the coding sequence ATGCCCGAACCCGCCAAGTCTGCGCCCAAGAAGGGCTCCAAGAAAGCGGTCACCAAAACGGCCGGCAAAGGAGgcaagaagaagagaaggaccAGGAAGGAGAGCTACGCCATCTACGTGTACAAGGTGCTGAAGCAGGTCCACCCCGACACCGGGATCTCCTCCAAGGCCATGAGCATCATGAACTCCTTCGTCAACGACATCTTTGAGCGCATCGCCTCCGAGGCCTCCCGTCTGGCTCACTACAACAAGCGGTCCACCATCACCTCCAGGGAGATCCAGACCGCTGTGCGCCTCCTGCTGCCCGGTGAGCTGGCCAAGCACGCCGTGTCCGAGGGAACCAAGGCTGTGACCAAATACACCAGCTCCAAGTAA